The following DNA comes from Cololabis saira isolate AMF1-May2022 chromosome 7, fColSai1.1, whole genome shotgun sequence.
ATCGTCGGTAACAGACACTGACTAAGGAAATAAGCAAAGAGAGATTTCCTACGCTCGTGTTGAATAGTGTTCAATTGTTTAAGTGCCTCCCGAAGAAGTCAATAAACTGAAAAACGGGACATATGCATAAGTTGGATGCAAAGTTTCAACAATAATTTGTTGTaataatttagttttaaatgACGAAAGTGAAATGGGtatataaataattatttatatatttcaaGTCTAGTGACAAATAGGGCTTCGCATGTTATTTAAGATGTTGCTTCTTTCCGAGGACCCACAGTGGTACATTTCCTCCTGAGGTTAAATGAGTTCACTGTCGACACTGTTATCTGGTCTTGCTGCGCTGCACGGTAGCCGTGAATGTCATTGAAATGCAATAAGTGACTGCTCTACTGGCTGACCTCTGGGGAAGCTCAAGTAGTAGTTGGTCTGATTTGAAGAACTTGCAATAACAATGAATTAATTAACccaattttctattttttttttcttttttgaccaaaaagagCCAGATGTCCAGCCACAGCAGTCCCTGCATTCATTTGCCTTTTATTCAGTCACAACTGTTAttgttccaaaaaaaaaaaaaaaaaaggctgaccaagtcattttttttttttttttaactcatacATTTCCCTAAATGTAATAATGGTCCCTGTGTTTGCATGTCGCGCTCTTTTTGCGTGCACCTCAGTGCAGGAATTTCCGAGTCCTGCATGGGGTACAGAGCACCGCTGGTTCAGCTGCAGAAGTGTCACATTCATGGTGAAAGGTGCATCTGCAAGGTTAATGCTTGCTTTGGTGCTCATCTTCAACTGTTCGTCCTCTCTGATCGCCCAGTCAGCACGCAGACTCTCCTCAGCATCACCGCTCCTTCACACAAAGTTGGAATCTCATCACACATTAGCACAGAGTTGAATATTATGGCTGTTTTTCTGTAAAATCTGTTTTCGTCAAGCATCTTACACTGTAATTTGAAAGACCCAAAAGCTTCACTAAGCActtactgatttaaaaaaaaaaaaggtaaacttCATGTGAAATTATATCCCCATACCactgtgtgttgttgtttttgaaaGATCATTCTATGCaattgttgctgttgttgcaagtattgttatgttttttttgtttctttttgtttttcaagataCCCTGTACTTGGTATGATCATTCTTTTATTAAAAGTTTAATATAATAAGATGATTTCGGTTATGACCCGAGTTTCAATCAGGTGAGATGGAAAAAGGAATGTTCCCTCATTCATGCTGGAAATCCACATGTTCAGGCTTTTCCGCGCTGTATTCGAAGTACGCGGTGCGGGACTTTGTAGGTTGTTCAGGTTTGCTGCCAAGAAACCATTTAAAGGGTGGAAGGAATGACTAGAATAGATAACATCCTGTAAGCGTGCACTGCCTCTGCATCTACACAGATTCACACTTTCCATGCTGTTGTACCCCAGTATGAGTGTCAGAGGTGCAAACGTACACTTCACTCTCTTcgctctgcttttttttccccttttttttctctttatggtTTGGGAGGAGAAAGTCTACCATTACTCATAAAGTACAGTATTTAAACCATAAGTTAGGAGCAAAGACTTGTCAGGAACAGGAAAGCAAAAAACAGGGTGTTGCACAAGCATTTAGCAGGATTTGGATTTTAAGTAAATCGACATAAATCCAGAACACTTTGCATTTAACACTAAACAGTAATATTGGTTTTGAAAATTTTTTGGCCAAGTTTTAAATGGCACATGAAAGCTGTGTCCAAGATGCCATCAATCACAATGGATGTTCTTCAAGATGATAACAAGTATCAGTTCAACCTGCTTCACCGCTGACAGATTAACAGTCATTTTCACAAGTTGCATATCCAGATGACTCATCCGCCTGTGGTTAAATGGAAACTGAAAATCAAAGGTGGAAGAATCAAAAGTAGCCCTTCTCAAGTGGTAAACTGTACATTTTGAGTGGGTCCCCATTTGTCTGGCTTTGTGAAATGTGTGCTGAATACAAAGCAGGTTTGCACTTCGCAGTAGATGATAAAAGTTAGATTTTCTGAACAAACGTTTGGGGGGGACGGGACATTTGGGAAAAATTAAGATTTAAAATGTAAGACATTAAGGTTTCTCTAGCTGATTTTGTTGTGATACTAATGAGACTTTTGGATTTTCATCTTAATCACAAAGAAAGTGCTTTTTTTCAACCCTCATTTCATTAACACCAATCCAAGTGTTCTTTCAAAATTAAATGATCCTTGCTGGTTGAGTGTATTCATAAATGCTGCAGTGTTATAATCCAACACCAACACTAAAAACCATCAGTCAGGTGGTGTTTGAGTCCCAGTGTTGTAGTTTGTGTCTACGTACTCTACGTAACCTTTGGAACCGGGCAGATGCAAGACAATAAAGGGGAGAATATGGCATTTttgattaaatatatatatatatatatcttaaaAGTCAGTAATACAATCCACTTCACATTAATAAATATcaaacattcaaaaaaaaatctatgaTTTAATAAATTATAGTTTTAGTTGGTTTGTGTCTCTCAAATCCACAGAAAAGACTTTTGTGTTCTCTGTAGATATAAATCCAGGTCCATTCACTTCAGTAGTTTCCTGTCCTCCGCTTAGGTCCATGCACGTGCTCACGCAGGAGTCCTACAGTTTATACATCCCAAAGGTTGTTGCACCTTCGGCGTAGTCTATAAGCGAGAGGTCTTGCACGTAGACGCTGAGCTGGTTTCCTGCCTCCAGCATGATCACCTCCCCCCGTGTGGCCGTGCACATGTGAGGGTTGGACTCAgagctgaagctgctgaggCTGCAGTAGGCCTTCATCACAACCTTCTCCCTGGCGCTCTCGCTCTTCCTCAGCTGGACCCAGCTGACTAGTGGGACCTTGGCGTCGCCTTTGGAGAAGGTCACGCTGGAGTAGACATAGTAGCTGCCCGGCTCCAGGATGGTCACCCAGCTGTTGTGGAAAGTGTTGATGTTCGTAAAAACCGAGTGGCTCCTGTTCCACTCTAGATTGCCCGCTGGAAGGACAGAAGAAAA
Coding sequences within:
- the cd40lg gene encoding CD40 ligand; translated protein: MINTYQTSMAPPPVPPRAGRSQPILIPATLPSRGHSKPLIRFLLGAVMLHFLLSVGGFIFLYYYNEKPAFPRSGATAARIAGRPQMPEQETSDRPLAHMIAKNATSRKPGNLEWNRSHSVFTNINTFHNSWVTILEPGSYYVYSSVTFSKGDAKVPLVSWVQLRKSESAREKVVMKAYCSLSSFSSESNPHMCTATRGEVIMLEAGNQLSVYVQDLSLIDYAEGATTFGMYKL